The region AATAATTTACTGACTGGACCATGGTGCGACTCAATCGACACCTGCTGCCTATTAAGGCTCACTTTTTCTTCTTTATGGCTGGTAAGTGTCGGTCTATAAGGTCTATTATCTAATTGAATTATAATTCCTAAAAACTGATAGCTGCTCATAACTCCTATCAATATAACACCTACTATCATGGGCATTATCAAACCTAATTTTGACACAAAATCTGAtgaaattttaacaaaattctGAGAAATCTTTTATTTAGACTTTCTTTAAATTAGCTTTTTAACAATCTTCCAGCCATGGGTCCAATTCTACCCCAATTGGCGGTAATTGGCAAACAAATTGGAGTGCCTCCGGATGTAATGGGCTATATCATGGCCGTTTTGCCCATTTTATATGTTTTGGCCAAGCCCCTGGTGGGCTTTCTAGCTGATTATTTTACGGTAAGACTATATATATCTCTACTTactatttataattaattaattaaaatatttgcaatcCTAGAGcctacgaaaatttattttcatcaCACTTATCCTAATAATGACTTTGGCCTTTGCTGGCTTCTACTTCTTGCCCGGGAATGAGCATGCGATCCAGTTAGAGGACAATAAAGACACCTGGAATGTGACTCTGCTGGAGAGACCCACGGACTGCAGTCCTACGATAGAGTCCTCACCATCCTTTTGTCAAGTAGCCCATAGGGCGGACTGCAATCTGGGTGAGAGTGGATTTTCTGCCCTAATTGTGGCCCACGGGGACAATCTTAATCTCAGCAAGAATCTCTTGCATGGCAACGAGAGCTACCACTTGTGTCTCACCCAGCCCCGGACCTTGGACTGGAGTAACACCTCCTCCACTTCTTGCCAGCTCCAGCATGTGAGTTCCTGCATCTATGGAGACAGCAAGTTCTGGCTCTTCGTGTGCTTGCTTTTCATCGGAACTATAGGCTTCAATGTGACCAATTCCATATCGGATGCCTGCTGCTTTGACCTCCTGGGTGAAAAGCAGGATAAGTACGGAGCTCAGAGGGTATGGGGCACCATTGGGTTCGGGGCCACTGCCATGCTGGGGGGTATCGTGGTCAACTGGTGGACCTCGGATGCGGTCAAGAGCTTGACCCCAGCCTTGGTCATCATGTGCGTGTTCAGCCTGCTCGATCTGTTCAGTGTGTCCAAGCTGAAGCTTCCAAAACTTGGTGGATCGGAATCCATTTGGAAGGATGTCTGGCAATTGGTTCGACAGCCACCAATTCTGGTGTTCCTGTTTTTCGCCACCATGGCGGGAATCATCGATTCGTTCATCATCTATTTCATGTTCTGGCACCTGGAGCAAGTGGCCGAAGCCACCGGCTACATGCACGAAATCAAGTTGATCGAGGGATTAGTAGTGGCCGCCGAGTGTCTGGCGGGTGAAGTGCCATTCTTTTTCTACAGCGGCAAGATCATCAAGAAACTGGGCTATGTCCATTGCATGAGCATGTGCTTCTTTTTCTATGCGGTGCGACTGTCGCTGATAGCTTGGATTCCCAATCCCTGGTACCTGGTCGGCGTGGAGCTCTTCTTCCAGGGCATAACCTATGCCCTTTGCTACACCTGCATTGTAGCCTACGCCTCGGCAGTGGCTCCCCCTGGCACTTCGGCTACTGTCCAAGGACTGATGGCTGGAATGGACGATGGACTGGGATTCTCGATCGGATCCTTGGTCGGCGGATACATGTTCAACAGAATTGGAGGACGTGAGAGCTTCAAGTACTTTGCCATAGCCGCCATTTGCACCTGCGTGGCACA is a window of Drosophila bipectinata strain 14024-0381.07 chromosome 2R, DbipHiC1v2, whole genome shotgun sequence DNA encoding:
- the LOC108123221 gene encoding major facilitator superfamily domain-containing protein 6-A yields the protein MVRLNRHLLPIKAHFFFFMAAMGPILPQLAVIGKQIGVPPDVMGYIMAVLPILYVLAKPLVGFLADYFTSLRKFIFITLILIMTLAFAGFYFLPGNEHAIQLEDNKDTWNVTLLERPTDCSPTIESSPSFCQVAHRADCNLGESGFSALIVAHGDNLNLSKNLLHGNESYHLCLTQPRTLDWSNTSSTSCQLQHVSSCIYGDSKFWLFVCLLFIGTIGFNVTNSISDACCFDLLGEKQDKYGAQRVWGTIGFGATAMLGGIVVNWWTSDAVKSLTPALVIMCVFSLLDLFSVSKLKLPKLGGSESIWKDVWQLVRQPPILVFLFFATMAGIIDSFIIYFMFWHLEQVAEATGYMHEIKLIEGLVVAAECLAGEVPFFFYSGKIIKKLGYVHCMSMCFFFYAVRLSLIAWIPNPWYLVGVELFFQGITYALCYTCIVAYASAVAPPGTSATVQGLMAGMDDGLGFSIGSLVGGYMFNRIGGRESFKYFAIAAICTCVAHIVVRPTSRKRQFLPNQGYQQPAEQDVKLPPPQELQEIQLDNKTVD